The DNA region TGGCACATTTGCCACTGCAATTGACATACCATATGCTGGAATGTTCTTGATTGCATTGCTTGTTCCATCAAGGGGATCGATTAAGAATATGAATCTGGGTTTATCCAGGTCTTCTCTTTCCTTTTTGGTTTTTGGAACATTATTAAGCAATTCTTCACTAAGACTGATAGTTTCCTGTTTTCCTTTTCCTAGTTTAAGTTCCCCTATCTCTTCACTGATCAAATAAGATTCAAAATCAGCATCCTTAAGGAGTTTGATTACCTCATCTTCTGCTATGATGTCAATGTAAGATGTAGGGGTGCCGTCTGCACCTATTTTAACAAATTCTCCAGCCTTAGGATTTCCCACTTGTCCTTCAAGGAGATTTTCCACTTTTTCAAAAACTGTGGTAGCAATTTTTCTGCAAATATCTATATCCTCTTGATTCATACTATCCCCTCAATCATGTTTTGCTTGATTATAAAATTTTATTATCGCTCTAAAATATCATCAGTAATGTAAATGACTGCAGCTATTGCAGATCCTATTTCCTTCACAGTGTGATGCGCTTCCTCTACAATCAATTCCTTAATCTTCACATTCCTCTTATCCATCATGTACTTTACCATTTCTATTGCTTCGTTCTTGATGTCTTCTGGATTTTGATTGGTTCCATTTGCTTCAACGACACATCCCAATTCTTCGCCAATAGCCACTGCAACACAAGCAATTAGTTCATCTCCTTTGTTGTCGGAAGTCAAGCTTGATAAAACGCAGTTCACCATTGATCCTGCTTTCAATTTAGGCAATTTTTCAACTTTAGCATTGGCTCTAAGCATGCTGGATACCTTTATTAAATTCACATCACCAATTTCCGCTTCATATAAAGCATTATCAAAAGCATTCAATTCTGTTGGGCCTTCACTTGAACCTGAAACAATAGCTATTCTCATAATACCACTTTATTTTAAAATTTCTGATAAATTATTCCGATTATTTTTTTTATTTTTTATTTTTTTTTTTTTATTTTTCAATCGTTTATTTATCCCATTTTTATTAAAAAAATTTTTTATCTTAAATAATATTTATCTTTTATAATATATTAATTTATAAAATATTATTCTGGATATTCCCTTTTGACATATTTTTCATACGAAAGTTTATATATAATTTTAAATTAATATATTATTAATCTATATTTTATTAGGTTAATCGTATTTAATTTCAGAAAAATGAAATTAAATAAATAAATTTCAATTAAATTTATTTTTAATTATTATTGTGAGGTTATTTTAATGTCAACCAAAGTTGTAGAACTTAAAACCGTAAAAGTCGGAAAATATATTGTATTAGACGGAGAAGCTTCTAAAGTAACTAGCTTAACCACTTCATCTCCCGGTAAACATGGAGCTGCAAAAGCAAGATTAGAAGCTGTTGGTATTTTTGATGGTCAAAAAAGAAGTTTAGTAAAACCTGTGGACACTAAAGTGGAAGTACCTATTCTTGACAAAAGAATCGGTCAAATTTTAGCTGTTATGGGTGACCAAGTTCAAATCATGGACTTAGAATCATTCGAAACCTTTGAATTACCTATACCTGCTGAATTCGATGAAGAAATCAGAGGTGCTGTAGGTACTGACTTAGGTGTAGAATATATCATTGCTTTAGGCAATATGAAAATCATGAGAACTAAAAAAGTATGATTTTTTAGTTTTTTTACACTTTTTCTGGATTTTTTTAAAATCCGATTTCAATCTTTTTTCAAATCAAATCAAATCAAATCAAATCAAATCAAACTTTTTTTATTTTTTATTTATTCTATTTTTAATTAATTACTTGATTAACTGAGATATTCAAACATTCAATTAATCAATTAATTAATTATTTTTCAAGATAAATTCAAAAATAAGAATTATTAAAAATTATTAAATCAAGTGATAAAATGCTTTTCAATACTTATGAACCATGGAAATTTGCTTTTTCAGCAGAATCTATAGATTTATACAATTCAGGTAATGGTGATTCTAATGATTCTAATGATTCTAATGAATCTAAAAGATGGGGAATAATTGGAGTTCCATTTGACAGCACTTGTTCCTACCATCATGGTTCAAGGTATGGTCCTACAATCATTAGAGAGGCATCATTTGGATTTGAGCAATACAATTCAACATTCGAAAAGCTTTTGGATGGGGAATTCTATGACTGCGGAGACCTGAATGTCGTTCATGGGAACTGCAGAAAAACCTGTGATTCTCTTAAAGATGCTGTGGAAGAGTTGATTGAATCCAATATCAAGCCGATTATCATTGGCGGTGAACATAGCGTAAGCATTGGATCCATCAAGGCATTAGCGAATTTGGAAGATAATGATGATTTGTCTGATGTTACAATCATCCATTTAGATGCTCATAGAGATATTATCGATACATACATTGGAGAAAAGGATTCACACGCTACAATCATGAGAAGAGTTCATGATTTAAATCCAAAGGAATTGATTCAAATAGGAATCAGATCATTTTCAATTGAAGAAAATGAATTTGTTGAATCTCAAGGGAATATCACCAGCTTTTTGGCAAAAGACCTTTTTGATGATTTTGACACTCTTTTGGAAAAGCTTGATTCATTAGAAGGAAAAGTCTACGTTTCCATTGATATGGATGTAATTGATCCGGCATTTGCACCATCTGTAGGAAATCCAACTCCAAATGGATTGCATCCTGTTGATGTTGAAAACATTTTTGAAGCATTGGCAAGTAATGAAGCTATTGATGTTATTGGATTTGACCTTG from Methanobrevibacter ruminantium includes:
- a CDS encoding pyruvoyl-dependent arginine decarboxylase, producing the protein MRIAIVSGSSEGPTELNAFDNALYEAEIGDVNLIKVSSMLRANAKVEKLPKLKAGSMVNCVLSSLTSDNKGDELIACVAVAIGEELGCVVEANGTNQNPEDIKNEAIEMVKYMMDKRNVKIKELIVEEAHHTVKEIGSAIAAVIYITDDILER
- a CDS encoding translation initiation factor IF-5A, with the translated sequence MSTKVVELKTVKVGKYIVLDGEASKVTSLTTSSPGKHGAAKARLEAVGIFDGQKRSLVKPVDTKVEVPILDKRIGQILAVMGDQVQIMDLESFETFELPIPAEFDEEIRGAVGTDLGVEYIIALGNMKIMRTKKV
- the speB gene encoding agmatinase; amino-acid sequence: MLFNTYEPWKFAFSAESIDLYNSGNGDSNDSNDSNESKRWGIIGVPFDSTCSYHHGSRYGPTIIREASFGFEQYNSTFEKLLDGEFYDCGDLNVVHGNCRKTCDSLKDAVEELIESNIKPIIIGGEHSVSIGSIKALANLEDNDDLSDVTIIHLDAHRDIIDTYIGEKDSHATIMRRVHDLNPKELIQIGIRSFSIEENEFVESQGNITSFLAKDLFDDFDTLLEKLDSLEGKVYVSIDMDVIDPAFAPSVGNPTPNGLHPVDVENIFEALASNEAIDVIGFDLVEVASDKLGDITAVLAAKMIYDFLTLFA